In Streptomyces sp. NBC_00878, a single window of DNA contains:
- a CDS encoding ornithine cyclodeaminase family protein: MTDDVLHLSRDQVAALLDTDTAIRSQRAAFTALGDGTAELPGKIMHPSGFDDSVVFAYLARLSADTGAVAKIGSVNPGNAAAGLPTIHAVINALDPVTGRLAAVMDGTTVTTLRTAAASAVALDALATPDSAELGLIGSGTQALAHARSVARVRDLRAVRIWSPSPDHRARAARLLAAELAIPVKAVDSAEEAVAGLPMVAACTLSSTPVVRGEWLAPGCTVVSVGSFEPSRSEVDTEVVRRAAAVVVDDPETAAEHAGPVVDALRAGTLTRQDLIPLGEVLTGRREGRTTPRDIVYYNSVGLGIQDAAAAWAVIDAARAQGVRS, translated from the coding sequence ATGACCGACGACGTCCTCCATCTCTCCCGCGACCAGGTGGCCGCCCTGCTCGACACCGACACCGCGATCCGGTCCCAGCGAGCCGCCTTCACCGCGCTCGGTGACGGCACCGCGGAACTGCCCGGCAAGATCATGCATCCGAGCGGGTTCGACGACAGTGTCGTGTTCGCGTACCTCGCTCGGCTGTCCGCGGACACCGGGGCCGTCGCCAAGATCGGCAGCGTCAACCCGGGCAACGCGGCCGCCGGGCTGCCGACGATCCACGCCGTGATCAACGCGCTCGACCCGGTCACCGGCCGGCTCGCCGCCGTCATGGACGGCACCACGGTGACGACTCTGCGCACCGCCGCGGCCAGCGCCGTCGCCCTCGACGCGCTCGCCACCCCCGACAGCGCCGAGCTGGGCCTGATCGGCTCCGGCACCCAGGCCCTCGCGCACGCGCGCTCCGTCGCCCGGGTACGGGACCTGCGAGCCGTACGGATCTGGAGCCCGTCCCCGGACCACAGGGCACGGGCGGCCCGGCTCCTCGCGGCCGAACTCGCCATCCCCGTCAAGGCCGTCGACTCGGCGGAGGAAGCCGTGGCCGGGCTGCCCATGGTCGCCGCCTGCACCCTCAGCAGCACACCCGTCGTCAGGGGCGAGTGGCTCGCGCCGGGCTGCACGGTCGTCAGCGTCGGATCCTTCGAACCCAGCCGCAGCGAGGTCGACACCGAGGTCGTACGGCGGGCCGCGGCCGTAGTCGTCGACGACCCCGAGACCGCGGCGGAACACGCGGGGCCGGTCGTGGACGCGCTGCGCGCCGGAACGCTCACCCGCCAGGACCTCATCCCGCTCGGCGAGGTACTCACCGGCCGCCGCGAAGGACGTACGACACCGCGGGACATCGTCTACTACAACAGCGTCGGCCTCGGCATCCAGGACGCCGCCGCGGCCTGGGCCGTCATCGACGCCGCCCGCGCCCAGGGGGTGCGGTCATGA
- a CDS encoding AfsR/SARP family transcriptional regulator, producing MEIHVLGPVGLVFQEGRLGLGSDKQRLIMASLALEVGRPIALDTLVDRLWENPPPRAREGVHTYISRIRRAIRTAASAEPRLPVPSIAHRTHTYTLVAEPDTVDWHRYRRLAERAGAVSAGGDDVRGAELMREAEGLWEEPLAGLPGLWPERVRTSLAEKRRGVVTMRIAMELRLGRFAEMAGELSSLVDQYPGDEALAGQLMIAHYGSGRHAEALLLYQRVRRILRSDFGTDPGEELVRIHRHILGRAPVRELTGQTVPTTKPRADVSQVPGHLPRQAALVGRRDEIGRIRAAMDTASENGSVVTLESISGMAGVGKSALAIRAAHEFGDRFPDHHLYLNLRAHSPGQDPLEPGAALATLLRMLEVPPQSIPADVDERAALWRKALGHRRALIILDDAAGPEQVRPLLPGASACFTLITSRRRLVGLASGRSLALDVLPADDAAELFREFAGLERAGDTKDTQDLSRADDAVEITEIVRLCGYLPLAIEIAANRLTAHPSWNLAVLRERLSRSDGRLAEIRDGYSEITRAFEVSYQTLTSAERATFRLLSLHVGPEFGLSAAATLLGRPVAETERLLESLLQCHLLLEPVPNRFQFHDLLGEYAQLLCAGQDPEERREAARLRLVGHYLRTADHCDRLLHPRRIRLDLPNALAAGPGPTPPDSAGPVRLHAPADASEALAWLVTERVNLLSTEEHLRTHGPHAQAALLSHVLAGFLDSECYWTDSVRLHGAAVEFWRRSGHEAGLCRALLDLSTAHMATGQYAQAERTADDALRLARVVHDRDAEAEALRELGILHWHMGQNQRALELQKESLALCARAGDQWRQARCQNNIAICLLYLGEHDIALSYFQDAITGFRAADDQRMLAKTLNNLGTLYLHMGNPKLARRTLESSLQIAERTGNRSDKATLQINLAEILASSGDSHTALTMYRAALPVFRELGDRKNEAITLTRLGHVYQDASETEHAVTHLQQALTLSRSIGAALEEIQAERLLGRCEFTLGHLDAAVRHLESARDSARRIHVPEEEGLAEECLAELRLHRSNSNPADRR from the coding sequence GTGGAGATCCATGTGCTCGGCCCCGTCGGCCTCGTATTCCAGGAGGGCCGGCTCGGTCTCGGGTCCGACAAGCAGCGGCTGATCATGGCCTCTCTCGCTCTGGAGGTCGGTCGCCCCATCGCGCTGGACACGCTGGTCGACCGGCTCTGGGAGAATCCGCCGCCCAGGGCCCGGGAGGGCGTTCACACGTACATTTCCAGGATCAGGCGGGCGATCCGGACGGCGGCGTCCGCGGAACCGCGGCTGCCGGTACCGTCCATCGCGCATCGCACACACACGTACACCTTGGTCGCCGAGCCCGACACGGTCGACTGGCACCGGTACCGACGACTCGCCGAGCGGGCAGGGGCGGTCTCGGCCGGGGGTGACGACGTACGGGGTGCGGAGCTGATGCGGGAGGCCGAGGGACTGTGGGAGGAGCCGCTCGCCGGGCTGCCCGGGCTGTGGCCCGAGCGCGTCCGTACGAGTCTGGCGGAGAAGCGGCGAGGCGTCGTCACCATGCGCATCGCCATGGAGTTGCGGCTGGGCCGGTTCGCGGAGATGGCCGGTGAGTTGTCGTCCCTCGTGGACCAGTATCCGGGCGACGAGGCGCTGGCGGGCCAGTTGATGATCGCTCACTACGGCAGCGGCCGGCACGCGGAGGCGCTTCTCCTCTACCAGCGGGTCCGCAGGATCCTCCGTAGCGACTTCGGCACCGATCCCGGCGAGGAACTCGTGCGTATCCACCGGCACATCCTCGGCCGGGCCCCGGTGCGCGAACTCACCGGACAGACCGTCCCCACGACGAAGCCCCGGGCCGACGTGAGTCAGGTGCCGGGGCATCTCCCCCGCCAGGCCGCTCTTGTCGGCCGCCGCGACGAGATAGGGCGGATCCGCGCGGCCATGGACACCGCGTCGGAGAACGGCTCGGTCGTCACGTTGGAGTCCATCTCGGGGATGGCGGGTGTGGGAAAGTCCGCGCTGGCCATTCGCGCGGCACACGAGTTCGGCGACCGGTTCCCTGACCACCACCTCTATCTCAATCTACGGGCCCACTCTCCGGGCCAGGATCCGCTGGAACCGGGAGCCGCGCTCGCCACGCTGTTGCGCATGCTGGAGGTACCCCCGCAGTCCATTCCCGCGGACGTCGACGAACGGGCCGCTCTCTGGCGCAAGGCACTGGGTCACCGGCGCGCTCTGATCATTCTCGACGACGCGGCGGGGCCCGAACAGGTACGCCCCCTGCTGCCGGGCGCGAGCGCATGCTTCACGCTCATCACGAGCCGTCGCCGATTGGTCGGACTGGCGAGCGGGCGTTCGCTGGCGCTTGACGTGCTGCCCGCGGACGACGCGGCCGAACTGTTCCGAGAGTTCGCAGGACTCGAAAGAGCTGGAGACACGAAGGACACGCAGGACTTGTCGCGCGCGGACGACGCGGTGGAAATCACCGAGATCGTACGTCTCTGCGGATACTTACCGCTCGCGATAGAGATAGCCGCCAACCGTCTCACCGCACACCCTTCCTGGAACCTCGCCGTGCTGCGGGAACGGCTCTCGCGATCCGACGGGCGGCTGGCCGAAATTCGTGACGGCTACTCGGAGATCACGCGCGCGTTCGAGGTCTCCTACCAGACGCTCACGTCAGCGGAACGGGCGACCTTCCGGCTGCTCAGTCTGCATGTGGGGCCGGAGTTCGGCCTCTCGGCGGCGGCCACGCTGCTCGGGCGTCCCGTCGCCGAGACGGAGCGGCTGCTGGAGTCACTGCTCCAGTGCCATCTGCTGCTGGAGCCGGTTCCGAACCGGTTCCAGTTCCACGACCTGCTGGGTGAGTACGCGCAGTTGTTGTGCGCCGGCCAGGATCCCGAGGAGCGGCGCGAGGCCGCGCGACTGCGGCTGGTGGGCCACTACCTCCGTACCGCGGACCACTGCGACCGCCTGCTGCACCCGCGGCGCATCCGGCTGGACCTGCCGAATGCGCTGGCTGCCGGACCGGGCCCGACGCCGCCTGACTCCGCGGGCCCCGTACGGCTCCACGCCCCGGCGGACGCCTCGGAAGCCCTTGCCTGGCTGGTCACCGAGCGGGTCAACCTGCTGAGCACCGAGGAGCACCTCAGGACGCACGGCCCTCATGCGCAGGCCGCCCTGCTCAGTCATGTCCTGGCGGGCTTCCTCGACAGCGAGTGCTACTGGACGGATTCGGTACGGCTCCATGGCGCGGCCGTCGAGTTCTGGCGCCGGAGCGGGCACGAGGCCGGGCTGTGCCGTGCCCTGCTCGACCTCAGTACGGCGCACATGGCGACGGGGCAGTACGCCCAGGCCGAGCGGACCGCGGACGACGCGCTGCGGCTCGCCAGGGTCGTGCACGACCGGGACGCCGAGGCGGAGGCGCTTCGCGAACTGGGCATCCTCCATTGGCACATGGGCCAGAACCAGCGCGCGCTGGAACTCCAGAAGGAGTCCCTGGCCCTCTGCGCCCGCGCCGGCGACCAGTGGCGCCAGGCACGCTGCCAGAACAACATCGCGATATGCCTGCTCTACCTGGGCGAACACGACATCGCCCTCTCGTACTTCCAGGACGCGATCACCGGCTTCCGTGCCGCGGACGACCAGCGCATGCTGGCCAAGACGCTGAACAATCTCGGGACCCTGTACCTCCACATGGGAAATCCCAAACTCGCACGACGGACACTGGAGAGTTCGCTACAGATCGCCGAACGGACGGGTAACCGGTCGGACAAGGCGACCCTGCAGATCAACCTCGCGGAAATCCTCGCGTCGTCCGGGGACTCCCACACCGCGCTCACCATGTACCGCGCGGCGCTGCCCGTCTTCCGCGAGCTGGGCGATCGGAAGAACGAGGCGATCACGCTCACCCGCCTCGGACATGTCTACCAGGACGCGTCGGAGACGGAACACGCCGTCACACATCTCCAGCAGGCCCTCACGCTCTCCCGGAGCATCGGCGCGGCCCTTGAGGAGATTCAGGCCGAACGCCTCCTCGGCAGGTGCGAGTTCACTCTCGGCCACCTGGATGCCGCCGTACGTCATCTGGAGTCGGCACGCGACTCCGCCCGACGTATCCACGTGCCCGAGGAGGAGGGGCTGGCGGAGGAGTGCCTGGCGGAGCTGCGCCTCCATCGATCAAATTCGAACCCGGCCGATCGAAGGTGA
- a CDS encoding NB-ARC domain-containing protein, with translation MSGHTNRISGSARLTGVTVQAGDVHGGIHVHQPTPDVPVPRQLLPAPPHFTDRESDLAALRELSAHRTGLVVVTGAAGVGKTSLATRWLRTSGADFPDGQFYADLRGHTLEDAASPSEVLGRFLRALYPGPVPADLAEQAALWRSLTSGLRLAVMLDNVCTAAQARPLLPGSEHSLVVVTSRRRLTGLRIDGAVFHSLDVLPPHAAEELLIRGIGRDRVEGDPAAARRVVSLCAGLPLAVCVASARLAARPRQSLRAMADALARPGDRLALLTVDGETAVRGALDDSYEALPAPAARLYRRLGHLPLPELDGRIAASAGGHTLHEADELLNVLVEANLLQDPGPDSYRFHDLIRLHARQRGTEDEADDTVRRVADWYLATATEAEKLITPAQFTLDRDHVHQPYLAVPFTDETGALSWLDRHRVNLMTVLRTAEDRRWHTLVWQLADAMWPLFLKLRYYDLWIEAHERGLTAARLAGHAAAERQMLNSGAIGLSAARRIDQAIAWYGASREAARLAGDRRDEGQALLGIGAAHYEAGRLTEAVPYLDRAITAWKETGYSRGTGLARIVLGEIALAAGDPPLAVRHFDRAHATLAAVPDPHDTARALAFLGRARAAAGEHASGTAQLLSALGTFEHSGSVHWRARTLEMLGQTAQDSGRADTARDYYLRSLALCAPISVEDAGRLRERLDSLPAG, from the coding sequence GTGAGCGGTCACACCAACAGGATCAGCGGCTCGGCACGACTGACCGGAGTCACCGTCCAGGCAGGTGATGTGCATGGTGGGATCCATGTCCATCAGCCGACGCCGGACGTACCCGTGCCCCGTCAACTGCTGCCCGCGCCACCGCACTTCACCGACCGTGAGAGCGATCTCGCGGCACTGCGGGAGCTCTCCGCGCACCGCACCGGCCTGGTCGTGGTGACGGGCGCCGCCGGAGTCGGCAAGACCTCGCTGGCCACCAGATGGCTCCGCACGTCCGGCGCCGACTTTCCCGACGGGCAGTTCTACGCGGACCTGCGCGGTCACACACTTGAGGACGCGGCATCGCCGAGCGAGGTACTCGGCCGGTTCCTGCGCGCCCTGTATCCCGGTCCGGTACCCGCCGACCTCGCCGAACAGGCCGCGCTGTGGCGCTCGCTCACCTCGGGCCTGCGGCTCGCCGTCATGCTCGACAACGTCTGTACCGCGGCGCAGGCGCGCCCTCTGCTGCCCGGTTCGGAGCACAGCCTCGTCGTGGTCACCAGTCGCCGACGGCTGACCGGCCTGCGCATCGACGGGGCGGTCTTCCACTCGCTCGACGTGCTGCCGCCGCATGCCGCGGAGGAACTGCTGATCCGGGGCATCGGCAGGGACAGGGTGGAGGGCGACCCGGCGGCCGCGCGCCGCGTGGTGTCCCTGTGTGCGGGCTTGCCCCTGGCCGTCTGCGTGGCGTCGGCCCGTCTGGCCGCGCGGCCCCGGCAGTCTCTGCGCGCCATGGCCGACGCGCTGGCTCGGCCCGGAGACCGACTGGCCCTGCTCACGGTGGACGGAGAAACAGCGGTGCGCGGAGCGCTCGACGACTCCTACGAAGCCCTGCCGGCCCCGGCGGCCCGGCTCTACCGGCGACTGGGGCACCTGCCCCTGCCCGAACTGGACGGCAGGATCGCCGCCTCGGCCGGCGGACACACGCTCCACGAGGCGGACGAACTGCTCAACGTCCTCGTGGAGGCCAATCTGCTCCAGGACCCGGGCCCGGACAGCTACAGATTCCACGATCTGATCCGCCTCCATGCCCGGCAACGCGGTACCGAGGACGAGGCGGACGACACCGTCCGCCGGGTGGCCGACTGGTATCTCGCCACGGCGACGGAGGCCGAGAAGCTGATCACTCCCGCCCAGTTCACGCTGGACCGGGACCACGTCCATCAGCCGTACCTGGCGGTGCCGTTCACGGACGAGACCGGCGCGCTGAGCTGGCTGGACCGGCACCGGGTGAACCTCATGACCGTGCTGCGCACGGCCGAGGACCGCCGCTGGCACACCCTCGTGTGGCAACTGGCCGACGCCATGTGGCCGTTGTTCCTCAAGCTCCGCTACTACGACCTGTGGATCGAGGCGCACGAGCGAGGGCTCACCGCCGCCCGGCTCGCCGGCCATGCCGCGGCGGAACGCCAGATGCTCAACTCCGGTGCCATCGGCCTGAGTGCCGCCCGCCGCATCGACCAGGCGATCGCCTGGTACGGCGCGTCACGCGAGGCCGCCCGGCTGGCCGGTGACCGCAGGGACGAGGGCCAGGCCCTGCTCGGCATCGGCGCGGCCCACTACGAGGCCGGACGGCTCACGGAGGCGGTCCCGTACCTGGACCGGGCCATCACCGCGTGGAAGGAGACGGGCTACTCCCGCGGCACCGGCCTGGCCCGCATCGTGCTCGGCGAGATCGCCCTCGCCGCGGGCGATCCCCCGCTCGCCGTACGGCACTTCGACCGCGCCCACGCCACACTCGCGGCAGTACCGGATCCGCACGACACGGCCCGTGCGCTGGCCTTCCTGGGCCGCGCACGCGCCGCTGCGGGAGAGCACGCGTCCGGTACGGCTCAACTTCTCAGCGCGTTAGGGACGTTCGAGCACTCCGGGTCGGTCCACTGGCGGGCCCGCACCCTTGAAATGCTCGGGCAGACAGCACAGGACAGCGGCCGCGCGGATACCGCGCGCGACTACTACCTGCGCTCCCTCGCCCTGTGCGCGCCGATCAGTGTCGAGGACGCCGGCCGGCTCAGGGAACGCCTCGACAGCCTGCCCGCCGGGTGA
- the ribA gene encoding GTP cyclohydrolase II, with protein sequence MTEIDGVLAGKAHSAGVERVVNAPLPTVYGDFQAVGYLDRTRGDEQVALVYGDIQEEGMLTRLHSECLTGDAFGSRHCECGPQLSTALREIAAEGRGILIYLRGHEGRGIGLLAKLQAMKLQAEGLDTVEANLALGLPVDARDYGVAAEILHDLDVRSVRLLSNNPRKREALLRHGIKVDAQVPLLIPPCEDNITYLRTKRERLDHDLPHLDAVVGHRV encoded by the coding sequence ATGACAGAAATAGATGGCGTACTCGCCGGGAAAGCCCACTCCGCAGGTGTCGAACGGGTCGTGAATGCCCCGCTGCCCACGGTGTACGGGGATTTCCAGGCCGTCGGCTACCTGGACCGTACCCGCGGAGACGAACAAGTGGCTCTGGTCTACGGTGACATCCAGGAAGAGGGAATGCTCACCCGGCTGCACTCCGAGTGCCTCACCGGTGACGCGTTCGGATCCCGGCACTGCGAGTGCGGTCCCCAACTCTCCACCGCGTTGCGGGAGATCGCGGCGGAGGGACGCGGCATTCTCATCTATCTGCGGGGGCACGAGGGCCGCGGAATCGGCCTGCTCGCCAAACTCCAGGCGATGAAGCTCCAGGCGGAGGGCCTCGACACCGTCGAGGCGAACCTCGCGCTCGGGCTGCCCGTGGACGCCCGCGACTACGGTGTGGCCGCGGAGATCCTGCACGATCTCGACGTCCGTTCGGTGCGGCTGCTGTCCAACAACCCGCGCAAGCGCGAGGCGTTGCTCCGCCACGGCATCAAGGTTGACGCACAGGTCCCGCTGCTGATCCCGCCCTGCGAGGACAACATCACCTATCTGCGGACCAAGCGGGAGCGCCTGGACCACGACCTGCCCCACCTGGACGCCGTGGTGGGCCACCGCGTCTGA
- a CDS encoding FAD-binding oxidoreductase: MTGVPGRAGVVVIGGGVMGTSIAYHLARAGVPDVVLVERDELASGSTSRAAGGVRAQFSDELNIQLGARSLEAFARFGEETGQDIGLHRVGYLFLLSTPEEVEAFEAGVRLQNGLGVPSRMTDPAEARRLSPLITTDGLLAAAFSPDDGHCTPEAVVQGYATAARRHGAKVVRHCEVTGIETRGDDITAVVTSLGRIDTPAVVCAAGAWSRAVGAMVGVDLPVEPLRRQIAVTEPVPDLPPGLPMTIDFTSSLYFHTEGPGLLVGMSDPDERPGFATDTHDRWIPRLCAAMEHRAPALLDLRRTGGWAGLYEITPDHNALIGEAGPVSRFLYATGFSGHGFLQGPAVGEVVRDLFLGHDPFVDITPLRAERFAADALRPEVNRV; encoded by the coding sequence ATGACCGGGGTGCCCGGGCGCGCGGGGGTCGTCGTCATCGGCGGCGGGGTGATGGGCACAAGCATCGCGTACCACCTGGCGCGGGCCGGAGTGCCGGACGTGGTGCTGGTCGAGCGCGACGAACTCGCCTCGGGGTCCACCTCGCGGGCCGCGGGCGGCGTGCGCGCGCAGTTCTCCGACGAGCTCAACATCCAGCTGGGGGCGCGCAGCCTGGAGGCGTTCGCCCGCTTCGGCGAGGAGACGGGCCAGGACATCGGGCTGCACCGCGTCGGCTACCTCTTCCTGCTGTCGACACCGGAGGAGGTCGAGGCGTTCGAGGCCGGGGTGCGCCTCCAGAACGGACTCGGCGTGCCCAGCCGCATGACGGACCCGGCCGAGGCACGCCGCCTCTCGCCGCTGATCACCACCGACGGACTCCTCGCCGCCGCCTTCTCCCCGGACGACGGCCACTGCACACCCGAGGCCGTGGTGCAGGGCTACGCGACCGCCGCCCGCCGCCACGGTGCGAAGGTCGTACGCCATTGCGAGGTCACCGGCATCGAGACACGCGGCGACGACATCACCGCCGTCGTCACCAGCCTGGGCCGGATCGACACACCGGCCGTCGTCTGCGCGGCGGGCGCCTGGTCACGGGCCGTCGGCGCGATGGTGGGCGTGGACCTCCCGGTGGAGCCGCTGCGCCGCCAGATCGCCGTCACCGAACCGGTCCCGGACCTCCCGCCCGGACTGCCCATGACCATCGACTTCACCAGCAGCCTGTACTTCCACACCGAGGGCCCCGGCCTCCTCGTCGGCATGTCCGACCCCGACGAGCGGCCCGGCTTCGCCACCGACACCCACGACCGCTGGATCCCCCGCCTCTGCGCGGCCATGGAGCACCGCGCCCCAGCCCTGCTCGACCTGCGCAGAACGGGCGGCTGGGCGGGCCTGTACGAGATCACCCCCGACCACAACGCGCTGATCGGCGAGGCGGGTCCGGTCTCCCGCTTCCTGTACGCGACCGGGTTCTCCGGGCACGGCTTCCTCCAGGGACCCGCCGTGGGGGAGGTCGTCCGCGATCTCTTCCTGGGGCATGATCCTTTCGTCGACATCACCCCACTGCGAGCCGAACGGTTCGCCGCCGATGCCCTGCGACCGGAGGTCAACCGCGTATGA
- a CDS encoding saccharopine dehydrogenase, with amino-acid sequence MTELHLWLRHETRTTERRTPIVPSDARRLVENGVTLTVEESPQRVYPTEAYEEAGCRVVEPGSWADAPADAVIVGLKELPDGPPELTHRHVFFGHAYKAQPGAEALLRRFVAGGGALFDLEYLVDDNGRRLAAFGYWAGYVGAALAVLHHRGRLSAPLRPTSKEELDAGLQPALGDADFASLVIGALGRSGRGARVALAEAGLDPTCWDLAETRDLDRQALLDHELMVNTVLTTGPSTPFLTDKDLDEPGRRLRTVCDVTCDVGSPYNVLPVYDTVTDWTDPVRRLHERPVLDLIAIDNLPSLLPKEASADFSAALTPQLLEFGVAGAWGRDLDRFHETCRELGLGGGEFGNA; translated from the coding sequence ATGACCGAGCTCCACTTGTGGCTGCGCCACGAGACCCGTACGACCGAGCGACGCACCCCGATCGTGCCGTCCGACGCCCGACGGCTCGTCGAGAACGGCGTGACGCTCACCGTCGAGGAGTCCCCGCAGCGGGTCTACCCGACCGAGGCGTACGAGGAGGCGGGCTGCCGTGTCGTCGAGCCGGGCTCCTGGGCCGACGCACCGGCGGACGCGGTGATCGTCGGACTCAAGGAACTCCCGGACGGACCACCCGAGCTGACGCACCGCCATGTCTTCTTCGGGCACGCGTACAAGGCGCAGCCCGGGGCCGAGGCGCTGCTGCGCCGGTTCGTCGCCGGGGGAGGGGCGCTGTTCGACCTGGAGTACCTGGTGGACGACAACGGCCGCAGACTCGCGGCCTTCGGCTACTGGGCGGGTTATGTGGGCGCGGCCCTTGCGGTACTGCACCACCGGGGCAGGCTGAGCGCTCCCCTGCGCCCGACGTCCAAGGAGGAACTGGACGCCGGGCTCCAACCGGCCCTGGGCGACGCCGATTTCGCCTCGCTGGTGATCGGCGCGCTCGGCCGCTCCGGGCGCGGTGCCCGCGTCGCGCTCGCCGAGGCGGGGCTCGACCCCACCTGCTGGGACCTCGCCGAGACCCGCGACCTGGACCGACAGGCCCTGCTGGACCACGAGTTGATGGTGAACACCGTGCTCACCACCGGGCCCAGCACCCCCTTCCTCACGGACAAGGACCTGGACGAACCGGGCCGCCGGCTGCGCACGGTGTGCGACGTGACCTGCGACGTCGGCTCCCCGTACAACGTCCTGCCGGTCTACGACACCGTCACGGACTGGACCGACCCCGTGCGACGCCTGCACGAGCGACCCGTCCTCGACCTCATCGCCATCGACAACCTGCCGTCCCTGCTGCCCAAGGAGGCGAGCGCGGACTTCTCGGCGGCGCTGACGCCACAGCTCCTGGAGTTCGGGGTGGCCGGGGCGTGGGGACGCGACCTGGACCGGTTCCACGAGACGTGCCGTGAACTCGGCCTGGGGGGAGGGGAGTTCGGCAATGCCTGA
- a CDS encoding saccharopine dehydrogenase family protein → MPETNAQPIGVPASGTVHWIGAGLSTGSGLAALCDAADRVRLWHRTEERAAQSLETLGLTGRADPRAYTLESLTAELASGDVVVSMLPAPEHAGLLAACVRRGAHFACSSYVSEAVLDQVPAATAAGVVVLTEAGLDPGIDHLFAHSLIARAREEIGADTAAEVSLTSYCGGIPAVPNDFRYRFSWAPAGVLNALRSPARYIEDGAETTALRPWEATRPHVVDGEPFEVYPNRDSLPFIDQYGLPQAWKPQTFIRGTLRLDGWLDAWQPVFEELRQGDDRRITALAQELAARYPTTDADRDRVVLAVSLDVRAGSDRTDGTDRIWSGRYLLDLEGDAEESAMARCVSRTLALGVRRILGDDLPPGLNRAAETAERSEEWLAELAGDGIEFTLRTEG, encoded by the coding sequence ATGCCTGAGACCAACGCCCAGCCCATCGGTGTCCCCGCTTCCGGCACCGTCCACTGGATCGGCGCGGGCCTGTCCACCGGCAGCGGCCTCGCAGCCCTGTGCGACGCGGCCGACCGCGTACGCCTGTGGCACCGCACCGAGGAGCGGGCCGCCCAGAGCCTGGAGACCCTCGGCCTCACCGGCCGCGCAGACCCCCGCGCGTACACGCTTGAGTCCCTCACGGCCGAACTGGCGTCCGGCGACGTGGTGGTCTCGATGCTCCCGGCCCCCGAACACGCGGGCCTGCTCGCCGCCTGTGTGCGCCGGGGCGCCCACTTCGCCTGCTCCAGCTACGTCTCGGAGGCGGTCCTGGACCAGGTCCCCGCCGCTACGGCGGCCGGTGTCGTCGTCCTCACCGAGGCCGGCCTCGACCCGGGCATCGACCACCTCTTCGCCCACAGCCTCATCGCCCGGGCCCGCGAGGAGATCGGCGCCGACACCGCCGCCGAGGTGAGCCTCACCTCGTACTGCGGAGGCATCCCGGCCGTCCCGAACGACTTCAGGTACCGCTTCAGCTGGGCCCCGGCCGGCGTCCTCAACGCCCTGCGCTCGCCCGCCCGTTACATCGAGGACGGCGCCGAGACGACCGCGCTCCGCCCCTGGGAGGCCACGCGCCCCCACGTGGTGGACGGCGAACCGTTCGAGGTCTACCCCAACCGCGACAGCCTCCCCTTCATCGACCAGTACGGACTGCCCCAGGCCTGGAAGCCGCAGACCTTCATCCGCGGCACCCTCCGCCTCGACGGCTGGCTCGACGCCTGGCAGCCGGTCTTCGAGGAACTCCGCCAGGGCGACGACCGGCGAATCACCGCCCTCGCCCAGGAGTTGGCCGCCCGCTACCCGACCACGGACGCAGACCGCGACCGCGTCGTCCTCGCCGTCTCCCTGGACGTACGCGCCGGTTCGGACCGGACGGACGGGACGGACCGGATCTGGTCGGGCCGCTACCTGCTGGACCTGGAGGGCGACGCGGAGGAGAGCGCGATGGCGCGCTGCGTGTCGCGGACGCTGGCACTCGGGGTACGGCGGATCCTCGGCGACGATCTGCCACCCGGCCTCAACCGGGCGGCGGAGACGGCCGAGCGCTCGGAGGAGTGGCTTGCCGAACTGGCTGGAGACGGGATCGAGTTCACGCTCCGGACCGAAGGCTGA